The DNA window TCACAAAAAAGACCTCCCGCACAAGCTTGCCAGCTTTGGCTTTGGCTTTTTGGTGCCGACATTTTTCGTGCATATCGGCTCGACGTTTAAGCTTAACGCCTTTATGATAGACGGAGTCGTGCGCGACGCGGCGCTGATAACTGGCATCATGATAGGCTTTAGGCTGGCGGCTAGTACGGTGTTTTTAAACATCCTAGGGCTAAAAAATACCGTGCTTTTCGCGCTCTCGCACTCGATGCCACTGACGCTTCTCATCGCCGTTGCTACCATAGCCTACAAATCAGGCGGTATAGACGAAAATTTTTACTTCTCTTTCATACTAGCGAGTCTAACTCAGGCTATAATAGTCACGATAAGTATTAAAATTTTAATGAGCGTAAAATCAAATTTACAAAGGAGCTAAGATGAGCGATACGGTTACACTAACCGACAACAGAAACGGCAAAAGTTATGACTTTCCGATACTTCACGGTACCATGGGGCCCGACGTCATCGACATCTCGACCTTTTTTAGCGATACGGGGATGTTTACGTTTGACCGCGGCTACAGCTCGACGGCGATGTGCCGCTCTAGCATCACTTATATCGACGGGTTAAAAGGCGAGTTGATGTACCGCGGCTACGATATCGCGTATCTAGCGGAAAATAAAACCTTCATCGACGTGGCGTATCTGCTGCTAAATAAAGAGCTGCCAAACGAAAAGCAGTACGACGAATTTAAACTCGAGCTTAAAAAACGCAGCTTCATCCACGAGGGCATGATGAAGCTCTTTGACGCATTTCCCGATAAGGCGCACCCGATGGCGATCTTGCAGGCGGCGGTTGCTGCGCTTTCTGCGTTTTACTTCGATCACCTAAACATGGATAAGCCCGAGGAATACCACGAGATGGCGATGCGAATAATCGCCAAAATACCGACCATAGCGGCATTTTCTTATAGATTTTCACGCGGGTTGCCGATCATTTATCCAAATTTGGACCGCGGCTTTACAGAAAATTTCCTCTACATGATGAGGAGCTACCCGTACGAGCACGTAAATTTGCGCCCGATCGAGGTCAAGGCTCTTGATACGGTCT is part of the Campylobacter showae CSUNSWCD genome and encodes:
- a CDS encoding citrate synthase, producing the protein MSDTVTLTDNRNGKSYDFPILHGTMGPDVIDISTFFSDTGMFTFDRGYSSTAMCRSSITYIDGLKGELMYRGYDIAYLAENKTFIDVAYLLLNKELPNEKQYDEFKLELKKRSFIHEGMMKLFDAFPDKAHPMAILQAAVAALSAFYFDHLNMDKPEEYHEMAMRIIAKIPTIAAFSYRFSRGLPIIYPNLDRGFTENFLYMMRSYPYEHVNLRPIEVKALDTVFMLHADHEQNASTTTVRTVGSTHAHPYACIAAGIGALWGWAHGGANEGVIRQLEQIGSVENVDKYIARAKDKNDPFRLMGFGHRVYKNFDPRAKVLKSMCDKLFDEIGINSELLKIAKKVEEIALNDEYFISRNLYPNVDFYSGLILKALSIPNDMFAVIFVIGRIPGWISQWIELKEQESIKIVRPRQLYVGETNRTPK